Proteins encoded together in one Polaribacter reichenbachii window:
- a CDS encoding sterol desaturase family protein — translation MEIPQIPDLIHYAIPFFAFTVLLEIILTVKVKLEEYEFKDAGTSILMGLGNVFVGLFTKGIILTCFLFLYKYRLFTIEFTWWSWLIILFAEDFCYYWNHRIAHESRLFWASHVVHHSSEKYNLSTALRQTWTGSFYTFIFWFPLVLIGFHPVMVIVQMSISLIYQYWIHTEMIDKMPKWFEAVFNTPSHHRVHHATNPQYLDRNHAGIFIIWDKLFGTFEPEVEKPIYGLVTNINTYNPIKIAFLEWKNMFKDFYNSKTTVFNKLKYLIKPPGWKHDGTGILSTDLRKDWEENNGKRKKR, via the coding sequence ATGGAAATACCCCAAATACCTGACTTAATTCATTACGCAATTCCTTTTTTTGCGTTTACAGTGCTTTTAGAAATAATTTTAACTGTAAAGGTTAAACTCGAAGAATATGAATTTAAAGATGCTGGGACATCTATATTAATGGGTTTGGGTAATGTTTTTGTAGGCTTATTTACTAAAGGAATTATTTTAACCTGCTTTTTATTTTTGTATAAATATAGATTATTTACCATAGAGTTTACTTGGTGGTCTTGGTTAATCATTTTATTTGCAGAAGATTTTTGTTATTACTGGAATCATAGAATTGCTCATGAAAGTAGATTATTTTGGGCGAGTCATGTAGTACACCATTCATCAGAAAAATATAATTTAAGTACTGCTTTAAGACAAACTTGGACAGGTAGTTTTTATACATTCATCTTTTGGTTTCCTTTAGTTTTAATTGGTTTTCATCCTGTAATGGTAATTGTACAAATGTCTATCAGTTTAATATATCAATATTGGATACATACAGAAATGATTGATAAAATGCCCAAATGGTTCGAAGCCGTTTTTAATACTCCAAGTCATCATAGAGTTCATCACGCTACAAATCCGCAGTATTTAGACAGAAATCACGCAGGTATTTTTATTATTTGGGATAAACTTTTTGGCACTTTTGAACCCGAAGTTGAAAAACCTATTTATGGTTTAGTTACAAACATTAACACTTATAACCCTATTAAAATTGCTTTTCTAGAATGGAAAAATATGTTTAAAGATTTTTATAATTCTAAAACAACGGTATTTAATAAATTAAAGTATTTAATAAAACCTCCTGGCTGGAAACACGATGGAACAGGAATTTTATCTACAGACCTTAGAAAAGATTGGGAAGAAAATAATGGAAAAAGAAAAAAGAGGTAA
- a CDS encoding carboxypeptidase-like regulatory domain-containing protein, translating to MKNKLAIFLLLIPFYFFAQTNNNDNLKTISGYIKHKDKAVSNATVFVENTMRYTVSDTNGFYSIKAKVGETLSYSYSGFLKVYIIVEDVSETLNIDMIVENKSSKLKFNSNPKLGNVNIGENAPEFAIFKIDGKKLNKYATSLTRALVEKLPIFYIKFNKYGEETLYLKGKEFNGSAVWMIDNYEFDIPFPILISEVKEIIVMNSEKNNPIIRVSTNINYKELKNIDFNNYFFTEDDFYSYDAKKIKKLKNTYPFLDKFKKISKEKEALELFKNTYKIDKNNKYYFSRIHKYFKDKKFDNTFLSEILTIYKEEANDNPEVLKAIAYKYQEINENEKSIEIYKKIVKLRPNYLQSFRDLANAFLEQKEYNEFWSTYYYFLNKGYKVEEDDVSEIISSEIISAYNLDVENGNSRKKIKIENPNKNILSDVRLVFEWNTTEAEFIIEFVNPNLETYKIENSFKENRSLIKDQKQKGYTSKEVFIDKLTQGFYLVNLTYLGNKQEKQTTFKITTYYNWGKENQSKKIEVFDFSNKNVKTQLLRLSRKYL from the coding sequence ATGAAAAACAAACTTGCTATATTCTTACTCTTAATTCCTTTTTATTTTTTTGCACAAACAAATAATAATGATAATCTTAAAACTATATCTGGTTATATAAAACATAAAGATAAAGCTGTTTCTAATGCAACCGTTTTTGTAGAAAACACAATGCGTTATACTGTTTCTGATACAAATGGGTTTTATAGTATTAAAGCTAAAGTTGGAGAAACCTTAAGCTATAGTTACTCTGGCTTTTTAAAAGTTTACATAATTGTAGAAGATGTTTCAGAAACATTGAATATAGATATGATTGTTGAAAATAAATCATCTAAATTAAAATTTAATTCCAACCCAAAATTGGGTAATGTAAATATTGGAGAAAATGCTCCTGAATTTGCCATTTTTAAAATTGATGGAAAAAAATTAAACAAATATGCTACTTCATTAACCAGAGCTCTTGTAGAAAAGCTCCCAATTTTTTATATAAAATTTAATAAATATGGAGAAGAAACACTTTATTTAAAAGGTAAGGAATTTAATGGTTCTGCTGTTTGGATGATTGATAACTATGAGTTTGATATTCCTTTTCCTATTCTGATATCCGAAGTAAAAGAAATTATTGTGATGAATTCTGAAAAAAATAATCCAATAATTAGAGTTAGTACGAATATAAATTACAAAGAATTAAAGAATATCGATTTTAATAATTACTTTTTTACTGAGGATGATTTTTATAGTTATGATGCAAAAAAAATTAAGAAATTAAAAAACACTTATCCTTTTTTAGATAAATTCAAGAAAATTTCTAAAGAAAAAGAAGCGCTAGAATTATTTAAAAACACTTATAAAATAGATAAAAACAATAAATATTATTTCTCAAGAATTCATAAATACTTTAAAGATAAAAAATTTGATAATACCTTTTTATCAGAAATACTAACAATATATAAAGAGGAAGCTAATGATAATCCTGAAGTTTTAAAGGCGATTGCGTATAAATACCAAGAAATTAATGAAAATGAAAAATCGATTGAAATTTATAAAAAAATTGTAAAATTAAGACCCAACTACCTTCAATCTTTTAGAGATTTAGCAAATGCCTTTTTAGAACAAAAAGAATATAATGAGTTTTGGAGTACTTATTATTACTTCTTAAATAAAGGTTATAAAGTAGAAGAAGATGATGTAAGTGAAATTATTTCATCAGAAATTATATCAGCATATAATTTAGATGTCGAAAACGGTAATAGTCGTAAAAAAATTAAAATTGAAAATCCGAATAAGAATATTTTAAGTGATGTAAGACTTGTTTTTGAATGGAATACCACAGAAGCAGAATTTATTATAGAATTTGTAAATCCTAATTTAGAGACTTATAAAATTGAAAATTCTTTTAAAGAAAATCGAAGTTTAATAAAAGATCAAAAACAAAAGGGATATACTTCTAAAGAAGTTTTTATTGATAAATTAACTCAAGGTTTTTACTTAGTAAACCTAACTTATTTAGGCAATAAGCAAGAAAAACAGACTACTTTTAAAATTACCACTTACTATAATTGGGGCAAAGAAAATCAATCTAAAAAGATTGAAGTATTTGATTTTTCAAATAAAAATGTAAAAACACAATTATTAAGATTGAGTAGAAAATACCTGTAA
- the rpsR gene encoding 30S ribosomal protein S18, whose protein sequence is MASIEQQAKGGKSADVRYLTPLDIETKKEAKYCRFKKKGIKYIDYKDADFLMYLVNEQGKILPRRLTGTSLKYQRKVAQAIKRARHLALMPYVGDMLK, encoded by the coding sequence ATGGCATCAATAGAACAACAAGCAAAAGGTGGTAAATCTGCTGACGTTAGATATTTAACGCCATTAGATATAGAAACTAAAAAGGAAGCTAAATACTGTAGATTTAAGAAAAAAGGTATCAAATATATCGATTATAAAGATGCAGATTTCTTAATGTATTTAGTAAACGAACAAGGTAAAATTTTACCAAGACGTTTAACAGGAACATCATTAAAATATCAACGTAAAGTTGCGCAAGCAATTAAAAGAGCGCGTCATTTAGCGTTAATGCCTTACGTTGGTGATATGTTAAAATAA
- the rpsF gene encoding 30S ribosomal protein S6: protein MNHYETVFILNPVLSDTQIKETVQKFEDYLVSKGAEMISKEDWGLKKLAYPIQKKKSGFYHLLEYKVAGEEIAAFELEFRRDDSVMRYLSVRLDKHAAAWAKVRSERVKSSKK from the coding sequence ATGAATCATTACGAAACTGTTTTCATTTTGAATCCCGTTTTATCTGATACTCAGATAAAGGAAACAGTACAAAAGTTCGAGGACTATTTGGTTTCTAAAGGTGCCGAAATGATTTCTAAAGAAGATTGGGGCTTAAAAAAATTAGCTTATCCAATTCAAAAGAAAAAAAGTGGTTTTTATCACTTATTAGAGTACAAAGTAGCTGGAGAAGAGATTGCTGCATTTGAGTTAGAATTTAGAAGAGATGATAGCGTTATGCGTTACCTTTCTGTTAGATTAGACAAACATGCTGCAGCTTGGGCTAAAGTTAGAAGTGAAAGAGTAAAATCTTCAAAAAAATAA
- the priA gene encoding replication restart helicase PriA, translating to MPIPIQKTFTYSVTDEEYNFLKKGMRVAVSFGKTKLFTGLVFNIHQKAPILYEAKDIHQILDDKPLVNEHQLKHWQWIANYYICALGDVFRASLPSAFLLESETIVYKNEAFINENELEDDEFLIFEALQHQSQLTIHQVADILGKKKVMPIVNELIKKSAIYIQEKIYEQYKPKLVKYVRLHSDYTSDDSLNSLLEDLSRAKKQRVAVLTFFQLSTSKKPIKAKDLETTANVSSAVLKSLVDKNIFEFYEIQTDRINFKGDTNTLKTLNEFQEKAYSEIKETFTKKDVTLLHGITSSGKTEIYTKLIQEVLDDGKQVLFLLPEIALTTQIITRLQFYFGEQISVFHSKYSMNERVEVWNNVLENKTKAQIILGARSSIFLPFSNLGLIVVDEEHETSYKQFEPSPRYNARDAAIVLSKMHQAKILLGSATPSLESYFNAQQNKYGFVVLNRRFNNVQLPKIELIDVKEKHKKKEMKGHFSDRLLKLIQEALDEKEQVILFQNRRGYSPIVECKTCGVAPQCPNCDVSLTFHKFRHELRCHYCSYQRAMPNSCSACGSNTLDTKGFGTEQIELELKELFPDYKIGRMDLDTTRGKFGYQKIIGAFEAREIDVLVGTQMLSKGLDFDNVTLVGILNADTMLNFPDFRAHERAYQMMVQVSGRAGRNKKQGNVAIQTYNPYHQILQQVSTTNYTEMYKEQLQERWQFKYPPYYRLIKITLKHRDYNKVDSGVNWLFKALYASFGEHVLGPTAPAVSRIRNQYIKNIVIKIPPKQSLANTKNQVAKIKNTFEAVKDFRPIRFIMDVDAY from the coding sequence TTGCCCATTCCAATTCAGAAAACTTTTACGTATTCTGTTACTGATGAAGAGTATAACTTTTTAAAGAAAGGTATGCGAGTTGCTGTTTCTTTTGGTAAAACAAAGCTTTTTACAGGTTTAGTTTTTAATATTCATCAAAAAGCACCAATATTATATGAAGCTAAAGATATTCATCAAATTTTAGATGATAAACCTTTGGTAAATGAACATCAACTAAAACACTGGCAATGGATTGCTAATTATTATATATGTGCTTTAGGCGATGTTTTTAGAGCTTCTTTACCTTCTGCTTTTTTATTAGAAAGCGAAACTATTGTTTATAAAAACGAAGCTTTTATTAATGAAAATGAGTTAGAAGATGATGAATTTTTAATTTTTGAAGCCTTACAACATCAATCTCAACTTACCATTCATCAAGTTGCAGATATTTTAGGTAAGAAAAAAGTAATGCCAATTGTAAATGAGTTGATAAAAAAATCGGCTATTTATATTCAAGAAAAAATTTACGAACAATACAAACCTAAATTGGTAAAGTATGTTCGTTTACACTCTGATTATACTTCTGATGATTCTTTAAATTCGTTACTAGAAGATTTGTCTAGAGCCAAGAAACAACGAGTTGCGGTTTTAACATTTTTTCAATTATCAACCTCTAAAAAACCGATTAAAGCTAAAGATTTAGAAACAACAGCCAATGTTTCATCAGCAGTTTTAAAATCTTTGGTTGATAAAAATATCTTCGAATTTTACGAAATACAAACAGATAGAATCAATTTTAAAGGCGATACAAATACACTTAAAACTTTAAATGAGTTTCAGGAAAAAGCCTATTCTGAAATTAAAGAAACTTTTACTAAAAAAGATGTTACGCTTTTACATGGAATTACAAGTTCTGGTAAAACTGAGATTTATACAAAATTAATTCAAGAGGTTTTAGATGATGGTAAACAAGTGCTGTTTTTATTGCCAGAAATCGCTTTAACTACTCAGATTATAACCCGTTTACAATTTTATTTTGGAGAACAAATTTCTGTTTTTCATTCTAAATACTCAATGAACGAAAGAGTAGAAGTTTGGAATAACGTTCTTGAAAATAAAACAAAAGCGCAAATTATTTTAGGAGCTCGTTCATCAATATTTCTACCTTTTTCTAACTTAGGTTTAATTGTTGTAGATGAAGAACACGAAACTTCTTACAAGCAATTTGAGCCTTCACCAAGATATAATGCTAGAGATGCAGCCATAGTTTTGTCAAAAATGCATCAAGCAAAAATATTATTGGGTTCTGCAACGCCGTCTTTAGAAAGTTACTTTAATGCACAACAAAACAAATATGGTTTTGTAGTATTAAATAGACGTTTTAATAATGTGCAATTACCAAAAATTGAATTGATAGATGTAAAAGAGAAGCATAAGAAAAAAGAAATGAAAGGTCATTTTTCTGATCGTTTGCTAAAATTGATTCAAGAAGCTTTAGATGAAAAAGAACAAGTAATTTTGTTCCAGAACAGACGTGGATATTCGCCAATTGTAGAGTGTAAAACTTGTGGAGTGGCTCCTCAATGCCCAAATTGCGATGTAAGTTTAACCTTTCATAAATTCAGACACGAATTACGTTGCCATTATTGCAGTTACCAAAGAGCAATGCCAAATTCTTGTTCTGCTTGTGGTAGCAATACTCTAGATACCAAAGGTTTTGGTACAGAGCAAATTGAATTAGAATTAAAAGAATTGTTTCCTGATTATAAAATAGGAAGAATGGATTTAGATACCACTCGTGGTAAATTTGGTTATCAAAAAATAATTGGGGCTTTCGAAGCAAGAGAAATTGATGTTTTAGTAGGTACACAAATGTTATCTAAAGGATTAGATTTTGATAATGTAACCCTTGTTGGAATTTTAAATGCAGATACTATGCTTAATTTTCCAGATTTTAGAGCACACGAAAGAGCTTATCAAATGATGGTGCAAGTTTCTGGTAGAGCAGGTAGAAACAAAAAACAAGGTAATGTTGCTATACAAACTTACAATCCTTATCATCAAATTTTGCAACAAGTTTCTACTACAAATTATACAGAAATGTATAAAGAGCAATTGCAAGAACGTTGGCAATTTAAATATCCTCCTTATTATAGGTTGATAAAAATTACCCTAAAACATAGAGATTACAATAAAGTTGATAGTGGAGTAAATTGGCTTTTTAAAGCTTTATATGCTTCTTTTGGAGAACACGTTTTAGGACCAACAGCACCTGCGGTTTCTAGAATTAGAAATCAGTATATTAAAAATATTGTGATTAAAATTCCTCCAAAACAAAGCTTAGCAAATACTAAAAATCAAGTTGCTAAAATTAAGAATACGTTCGAAGCTGTAAAAGATTTTAGACCAATCCGTTTTATTATGGATGTTGATGCGTATTAA
- a CDS encoding RNA polymerase sigma factor: MKIIKLHNQEKSLIKKAINNNREAQQQLFEQHSPKMLGVCRQYVKDLHHAEDLMLQGFLKVFTNLHRFKHEGSFEGWIRRIMVNTCISYLRKKNRIDLSDEDYVFNDAATESLENTSVEDIQKLIDQLPEGYKMVFNLFAIEGYKHSEIAVQLGISVSTSKSQLFKARKLLQQNYIKMNKVINEDK, encoded by the coding sequence TTGAAAATTATAAAATTGCATAATCAAGAAAAATCGCTAATAAAAAAGGCGATTAACAACAATAGAGAAGCGCAGCAGCAATTGTTTGAGCAGCATTCGCCTAAAATGTTGGGTGTTTGTAGGCAGTATGTAAAAGATTTACATCACGCAGAAGATTTAATGTTACAAGGCTTTTTAAAGGTTTTTACCAACTTACACAGATTTAAACACGAAGGCAGTTTTGAAGGTTGGATAAGAAGAATTATGGTAAATACTTGTATTTCTTATCTCAGAAAAAAAAATAGAATCGATTTATCTGATGAAGATTATGTTTTTAATGATGCAGCTACAGAAAGTTTAGAAAATACTTCTGTAGAAGACATTCAAAAATTGATAGATCAATTACCAGAAGGTTATAAAATGGTGTTTAATTTATTCGCCATAGAAGGTTACAAACATTCAGAAATAGCAGTGCAATTGGGCATTTCTGTAAGTACATCAAAGTCGCAGTTATTTAAAGCACGTAAATTATTGCAACAGAATTATATTAAAATGAATAAAGTAATTAATGAAGACAAATAA
- the ald gene encoding alanine dehydrogenase, with protein MIIGIPKEIKNNESRVGMTPAGVFSLTKNNHTVYVQSNAGAGSGFFDKDYVRVGATILPTIEDIYSKSDMIVKVKEPIALEYPLIKENQIVFTYFHFASSEPLTKAMLKSKATCIAYETVEDEDGSLPLLTPMSEVAGRMSIQQGAKYLEKPIKGRGILLGGVPGVKPGKVLVLGAGVVGVQAAKMAAGLGAHVTIMDINMKRLRYVNDVLPNHVVTAFSSEYSIREHIKTHDLIVGGVLVKGGKAPKLITKDMLKEMRPGTVIVDVAVDQGGCFETTKATTHEDPTYIIDDVVHYCVANMPGAVPYTSTMALTNVTLTYILKIANLGWEKACEADKTLAKGLNIVNGKIVYKELEGIFD; from the coding sequence ATGATAATAGGAATCCCTAAAGAGATTAAAAATAACGAAAGCAGAGTTGGAATGACGCCTGCAGGAGTTTTTTCGTTAACTAAAAATAACCATACTGTGTATGTACAATCTAATGCAGGTGCAGGTAGCGGTTTTTTTGATAAAGATTATGTAAGAGTTGGTGCTACAATTTTACCAACTATAGAAGATATATACAGTAAAAGTGATATGATTGTAAAGGTAAAAGAGCCTATAGCTCTAGAGTATCCTTTAATTAAAGAAAATCAGATTGTTTTTACTTATTTTCATTTTGCATCAAGTGAGCCACTTACAAAAGCTATGCTTAAAAGCAAAGCTACTTGTATTGCTTACGAAACTGTAGAAGATGAAGATGGTAGTTTGCCTTTGTTAACACCAATGTCTGAAGTAGCTGGTAGAATGTCTATACAACAAGGAGCAAAATATTTAGAAAAGCCTATTAAAGGACGTGGAATTTTACTAGGCGGTGTACCAGGTGTAAAACCAGGTAAAGTATTGGTTTTAGGAGCGGGAGTTGTTGGAGTGCAAGCAGCAAAAATGGCTGCAGGTTTAGGTGCACACGTAACTATTATGGATATTAATATGAAACGTTTACGTTATGTAAATGATGTATTACCAAACCATGTAGTTACTGCTTTTTCTAGCGAATATAGTATAAGAGAGCACATAAAAACACACGATTTAATTGTAGGAGGTGTTTTAGTAAAAGGAGGTAAAGCCCCTAAACTAATCACTAAAGATATGCTTAAAGAAATGCGTCCAGGAACTGTAATTGTAGATGTAGCTGTAGATCAAGGAGGTTGTTTCGAAACCACAAAAGCAACAACACATGAAGACCCTACATATATTATAGATGATGTAGTACATTATTGTGTTGCAAATATGCCAGGAGCTGTACCTTATACATCTACTATGGCATTAACAAACGTTACACTTACTTACATTTTAAAAATAGCAAATCTTGGTTGGGAAAAAGCTTGCGAAGCAGACAAAACCCTAGCTAAAGGATTAAATATTGTAAATGGTAAAATAGTATATAAAGAATTAGAAGGTATTTTTGATTAA
- a CDS encoding TonB-dependent receptor, giving the protein MKKKLLLMLSLVLLVAGYASAQVTTSKIKGLVTDNTGEPLLGATISVLHEPTGTLTGTTTQDNGRFTVINLRVGGPYKITFSYLGFKPQVVENVFLLLGKTTVINGKLAEEGEALDEVIISSSKNKTFNSDRTGAQTSVSAIQLKILPTISRSSSDFTRLEPSASGNSFGGRNDQFNNFSLDGAIFNNPFGLDAPTPGGQTGSQPISLDAIDQISVSTAPYDVTLSGFTGASVNAVTKSGTNEFKGTVYGFYRNEDLTGSKVNGDKIFVPELSQSQVGFSIGGPIIKDKLFFFANFEQDQRKDLGQSWVANTGSGAINESRVLEQDLIDVRDALLGIGYDPGTYEGYTHQTESVKGIFKLDWNINDNNRLAFIYNFLDASKDKPAHPTAINRRGPDFNTLQFQNSGYTINNVLNSFQLEYNSTITDNVSNKLQVGYSHFEDSRDPFSAPAPVINIYKNGSPYIIAGHEPFSINNKLDQKVFQLTNNMNFFQGDHTYTVGFSFEKFMFENSFNLKGYGFDVFGSVDIADFDANNYAAALAAAQTTFNGRNSLEDGVDGGWNLAEMNFGQLAFYVQDEWEVSNDFKLTYGIRFDKPLYFNTSDLAQKFIDTENSEWFVPDIEYYNPEDGQPYVFDSTEMPSNQWLISPRVGFNWDTNGDASLQIRGGTGLFTGRLPFVWIGNQVSGSDVFFYQVVDPDFKFPQVWRTNIGVDKRLESGVVLTTDISYTKDINGVHVQNWGLKAPTGTLTGVDSRPVYLAEDHATSFLGNANAYTLTNSDKGRIWNASFKAQKTFDDGLYTSLAYNYLNAKDVNSIEAEITGDAFAFNPALNNVNDEQLSYSKYGDTHRFIGVASKKWTYGTDDKWATTLTAFFEYAQGGRFNYTYGGDINGDGAFGNDLIYVPTTSEISQMQFSAAGQGAAFDAFIEQDDYLSDRRGQYAERYGALAPWRGRWDIKFLQDLNINVGNDKTNTIQFSVDILNFGNLLSSKWGLIQQPNSVQPIGVSFDAAGAPVYTFDGTQTSTFGYSSNLDSRWQAQVGLRYIF; this is encoded by the coding sequence ATGAAGAAAAAATTACTTTTAATGTTGTCTTTAGTTTTATTAGTGGCTGGTTACGCAAGTGCCCAAGTTACAACCTCTAAAATTAAAGGATTAGTTACAGACAATACTGGTGAGCCTCTGCTAGGAGCAACAATATCAGTTTTACATGAGCCAACAGGAACCTTAACTGGAACTACTACACAAGATAATGGTAGATTTACTGTTATAAATTTAAGAGTAGGTGGACCTTACAAAATAACCTTTAGTTATTTGGGATTCAAACCTCAAGTTGTAGAAAATGTCTTTTTACTTTTAGGTAAAACTACTGTAATTAATGGTAAATTGGCAGAAGAAGGTGAGGCTTTAGATGAAGTTATTATATCATCATCTAAAAATAAAACTTTTAATAGTGATAGAACTGGAGCACAAACAAGTGTTTCTGCAATTCAATTAAAAATTTTACCAACTATTTCTCGATCTTCATCAGATTTTACTCGTTTAGAGCCATCTGCAAGTGGTAATTCTTTTGGTGGTAGAAACGATCAATTCAATAATTTCTCTTTAGATGGAGCCATTTTTAATAATCCATTTGGTTTAGATGCTCCAACTCCTGGAGGTCAAACTGGTTCTCAACCAATTTCTTTAGATGCTATAGATCAAATTTCGGTATCTACTGCACCTTATGATGTTACTTTATCTGGTTTTACAGGTGCTTCTGTAAATGCAGTAACTAAAAGTGGAACAAATGAATTTAAAGGAACTGTTTATGGATTTTATAGAAACGAAGATTTAACAGGTAGCAAAGTAAATGGTGATAAAATATTTGTGCCAGAATTATCGCAAAGCCAAGTAGGTTTTAGTATTGGTGGACCAATTATTAAAGATAAATTATTTTTCTTCGCAAATTTTGAGCAAGATCAACGTAAAGATTTAGGACAGAGTTGGGTAGCAAATACAGGTTCTGGAGCAATTAACGAATCTAGAGTTTTAGAACAAGATTTAATTGATGTTAGAGATGCTTTATTAGGTATTGGTTATGATCCTGGTACTTATGAAGGTTATACACACCAAACAGAATCTGTAAAAGGTATTTTTAAATTAGATTGGAATATAAATGATAACAATCGTTTGGCTTTTATTTATAATTTCTTAGATGCTTCTAAAGATAAACCTGCACACCCAACAGCAATTAATAGAAGAGGGCCAGATTTTAATACTTTACAATTCCAAAATTCGGGTTATACAATTAATAACGTTTTAAACTCTTTTCAGTTAGAATATAACTCAACAATAACAGATAATGTATCAAATAAATTACAAGTAGGGTATTCTCATTTCGAAGATTCAAGAGATCCATTTTCTGCGCCAGCACCAGTAATTAATATTTATAAAAACGGTTCTCCTTACATTATTGCAGGTCACGAACCTTTTTCTATCAACAATAAATTAGATCAAAAAGTTTTTCAATTAACCAATAATATGAATTTCTTTCAAGGAGATCATACTTATACAGTTGGTTTTTCTTTTGAAAAATTTATGTTCGAAAACTCTTTTAACTTAAAAGGTTATGGTTTCGATGTTTTTGGTAGTGTAGATATTGCAGATTTTGATGCAAATAATTATGCTGCTGCATTAGCTGCTGCCCAAACTACTTTTAATGGTAGAAATAGTCTAGAAGATGGTGTTGATGGTGGTTGGAATTTAGCTGAAATGAATTTTGGTCAGTTAGCATTTTATGTACAAGATGAATGGGAAGTGAGCAACGATTTTAAGTTGACTTATGGTATAAGATTCGATAAACCATTATATTTTAATACATCAGATTTAGCTCAAAAATTTATTGATACAGAGAATTCAGAATGGTTTGTGCCAGATATTGAATATTATAATCCAGAAGATGGGCAACCTTATGTATTTGATTCTACAGAAATGCCATCAAATCAATGGTTAATTTCGCCAAGAGTTGGTTTTAATTGGGATACTAATGGAGATGCTAGCTTACAAATTAGAGGAGGTACAGGTTTATTTACAGGTCGTTTGCCTTTTGTTTGGATAGGTAACCAAGTAAGTGGTTCTGATGTATTCTTTTATCAAGTTGTAGATCCAGATTTCAAATTCCCACAAGTTTGGAGAACTAATATTGGTGTAGATAAGCGTTTAGAAAGTGGTGTAGTTTTAACAACAGATATTTCTTATACAAAAGATATTAATGGAGTTCATGTACAAAACTGGGGATTAAAAGCGCCTACAGGTACTTTAACTGGTGTAGATAGCAGACCTGTTTATTTAGCAGAAGATCATGCAACTTCATTTTTAGGTAATGCAAATGCTTATACTTTAACGAATTCTGATAAAGGTAGAATTTGGAATGCCTCTTTTAAAGCACAAAAAACTTTTGATGATGGTTTATATACAAGTTTAGCTTATAACTATTTAAATGCTAAAGATGTTAACTCTATAGAAGCAGAAATTACTGGAGATGCATTTGCATTTAATCCTGCTTTAAATAATGTAAATGATGAGCAATTAAGTTATTCTAAATATGGAGATACACATCGTTTTATTGGTGTTGCTAGTAAAAAATGGACTTATGGTACAGATGATAAATGGGCAACTACCTTAACTGCATTTTTTGAGTACGCACAAGGTGGTCGTTTTAACTATACTTATGGTGGAGATATTAATGGTGATGGTGCTTTTGGTAACGATTTAATTTATGTACCAACAACTAGCGAAATTTCTCAAATGCAATTTTCTGCAGCAGGTCAAGGAGCAGCTTTTGATGCTTTTATTGAACAAGATGATTATTTAAGTGATAGAAGAGGTCAATATGCAGAAAGATATGGAGCTTTAGCACCTTGGAGAGGTAGATGGGATATTAAATTTTTACAAGATTTAAATATCAACGTTGGTAATGATAAAACAAATACAATTCAATTTAGTGTAGATATATTAAACTTTGGTAACTTATTAAGCTCTAAATGGGGATTAATTCAGCAACCAAATAGTGTACAACCAATAGGTGTTAGTTTTGATGCTGCTGGTGCACCAGTTTATACTTTTGATGGTACTCAAACAAGTACATTTGGATATTCATCTAATTTAGATTCACGTTGGCAAGCACAAGTTGGTTTACGTTATATTTTCTAA
- the rplI gene encoding 50S ribosomal protein L9 → MELILRQDVENLGFKDDVVSVKNGYGRNFLIPTGQAVLATSSAKKVLAENLKQRAYKEAKLIEDANAIAETIKGYEIKIASKTGSGDKLFGSVNNIDLAAALTKAGTELDKKFIKVVGGSVKRLGKYDATVRLHRAVVADITFEVVAE, encoded by the coding sequence ATGGAATTGATATTAAGACAAGACGTAGAAAATTTAGGATTTAAAGATGATGTTGTATCTGTTAAAAACGGTTATGGTAGAAATTTTTTAATCCCAACAGGGCAAGCTGTTTTAGCAACTTCATCTGCAAAGAAAGTTTTAGCAGAGAATTTAAAACAACGTGCTTATAAAGAAGCTAAATTAATTGAAGACGCTAACGCAATTGCTGAAACAATTAAAGGTTATGAAATTAAAATTGCATCTAAAACTGGTTCAGGAGACAAATTATTTGGTTCTGTAAACAATATAGATTTAGCTGCTGCTTTAACAAAAGCTGGTACAGAATTAGACAAGAAATTTATTAAAGTTGTTGGTGGTTCTGTAAAAAGATTAGGTAAATACGATGCTACTGTAAGATTACATAGAGCAGTAGTTGCTGATATTACTTTTGAAGTAGTTGCAGAATAG